CGGAAAAAACAACCATGAGCTGGATCCCGAATATTCCCTTATAGACTTAAATCGTGCCGGTGTGCCTTTGATTGAGATGGTATCGGAGCCGGATATCCGCAGCAGCGATGAAGCATATGCTTTCCTGACGGAAGTGAGAAAATTAGTGCGCTATCTCGATATATGCGACGGCAATATGGAAGAAGGCTCCATGCGCTGTGATGCCAATGTTTCTGTTCGTTTAAAAGGAGAGATGAACTACCGCAACAGGGTGGAAGTAAAAAACATGAACTCCATCCGGAACGTTAAACGCGCCATTGATGTGGAAGTGAAACGGCAGATAGCCATTTATGAAAGCGGCGGCACCATCGACCAGGAAACCCGCAGTTTCAATCAGGCGGATGCCAGTTCCTTTCCATTGCGCACAAAAGAAAATGCTCATGATTACCGCTATTTTCCCGAACCGGATTTGCCGCCCGTGATAGTGACGCAGGCAACTATTGAGGAGATAAAAGCGGCGATGCCGCCGCTGCCGAAGCAATTAGCTGAAAAGTTTATTGCTGAATACCATTTGTCAGAGTACGATGCGCAGATTTTGACGGATGAGCGGGAATTTGCCTTCTACTATCTCGAGTTGATTAAATATACATCCAGTTATAAAACCGCAGCGAATTGGTTAATCAATGAAGTGAAATCGTATATCAGTCACAATGGGATACCATTGTCTGATTGTTTGGTGTCCCCTGTTCAATTGGCGGAAATTATCCAACTCGTTGAGGATAAGATTGTCAGTTCTTCCGGTGCTAAATCTATCTTTCAGGCTTTAGCTGAAGGCAATAATGCTTCCGCCGTTGCTATTGCTGAACAGCTGAATCTGATACAGTCTTCGGATTCGGATGAACTGAGTCAATGGGCGAAACAGGCGCTGGAAAAATATCCCGAAAAAATAACGGAATACAAAAAAGGCAAGAAAGGGAACATTAATCTTTTTATGGGAGAGGTGATGAAATTATCAAGAGGTGCAGCCGATCCTAAACGTATAACAAAAATCTTGCAGGAATTATTGAGTCAATAAAATTTAAACGTTTAATATAGAATCAATATGAAAAAAGGTAGTTTCAAATGGCTGATGATGTGTTGTTTTTCTTTCATCTTATTTTCCTGTAAACAATTCAACGGATATACCATCAAAGGTTCTGTTAAAAATGGCAATGAGCTGAAGATATTTCTGGAAGATATTTCTGAGCAGGTTCCTGTCATTATTGATACGACGATAGTTCGGGACAATAAATTTGAAATTAAGAATTATTCCGGCAACGGGATTTACCGCCTGCGATTTGGAGAGGATGCCCGTAATTCCATTTATTTATTCATTCAGAAAAAGGACCATATCCGTATTGATGCTGACATGGCTCAGTTTCAGCAATATATGGTCAGCGGCAGCAGAGGGTCGGGGCATATTAAAAATTTAGTGACGGCATCCAAGACAAAATTCTCAGATGTGGATTCAACTTACAACAGATTTAAAAATGCATCAGAAACACAGAAAGATTCTCTGAAGGCTGTTTATGAAAATACCCAAAAAAGGTTACATCGATTTTATAAAGGAATTCATTGAAAAGGAAGAGAATAATGATATTGCCTGTTTTGCGCTTAATTTTTTCGGGCCATTTTTGGAAACGGAAATACCGTATCTGGTGGATATCACTGAGAAATTACATAATGCCGCTCCGGAATCAAAATATATAAACAACTGGTATCAGTCCATGCAGCGATATAAGGAGTCGGTGATGGCGGAGCAGCAAAACGGCCTGCCCATAAATACGGCGGCTCCCGACATTGTTCTGCAAAATCCCGGCGGTGACACGATTCAATTATCCAATCTTGAAGGTAATATTGTCTTGCTGGATTTTTGGGCGAGCTGGTGTCAGCCTTGCAGGATGGAAAATCCAAATGTGGTGAAACTATACAAGGCATATCATGCCAAAGGACTGGAGATATTTTCTGTCTCCCTGGATGCAAATGCAGAGCAATGGAAAAAAGCGATAGCCAAAGACGGTTTGGTTTGGAAGAATCATGGCTCCGACTTCAGCGGCTGGCAGTCACCGGTGGCACAGTTATATAAAGTAACCTCCATTCCGGCTACCTATTTATTGGATAAAAAAGGGATGATTGTCGCTAAAAACCTGAGAGGTACGGAACTGGAAGCAAAAGTGAAAGAATTGCTGGCAAATGAAGTGCCGAATAACTAGTGCAAAAGATTATAATCCAGCATTTATTTTGGTGATATACTCATTCAGCATCTTTAATTCTTCTTCTGTAAGATTTAAAATGTCTATACCGGAAACAACTTCTTTCCAGGGTGGCGTGGATTCATAGTTATACGTCCCAAAAATAATAACGGGAGTCCCATTTTTTACAACGACTGTTTCATCTTCATTCAGCACCCAGGTATCCGCCCAGTTGAATATCCAAAAAGCGTCTTTCTGAAACAGACGGATACAGGAATGGCTGGCGGGATATCCCGGCAGGTCATATTGATGCAGCCCGATTCCCCCTCTGTTGCTGATGTTGAAATACCACGGCATTCTCCAGCTGCCGTTTACGGTACTGATCTTAAGTTTTGCCTTGAAGTTGGTATGAAACAGCCCGCTCGGGGTGATGGCTTTTTTCCGCCCGGTGCTGGTTGGCCCCAGCGCACTAAATCTCCAAATTCATAGGCGCCGAATGCCTGAATCCGTTTGCAAATGATAATAAGTTTGGGAATGCTGTCACATTGGTCAAGTTGGTGGGGGAAGGGCGAGTAGGGCATGATATGTGAATACACGGTATCCGGCATAATAATCGGTTTTCCCATTCTGATTCTGGACGGCGTCAGCCTGTTGAGTGCTGCGATGATTTCTTTTTGTTCATGGGTATATCTCTCATTAAACGACCTGAAAGCATTGGTGTCTGTTAATGAATCCAAATAATAGCGGATACTGTTGGCTGCAATCTGTTTTGAAGTGGTGGAATCCGTGTTCAGCGATACATATTTTTGATTTTTTTCCCCTTTATTATGGGAACAACTGCTAAATGCTGCAGCGATTACAAAATTCAATATGTATTTTGTGCTTCTCATAAATCCGGCAACACCACAGTTAATGACAGGCTATTTTAATGCCAAATTCAAAAATAGCTATTCCAGGCATGCTTTTACAAACGTACAGAATAATGGATGAGGCTTTAAAATCGTGCTTTTCAGTTCAGGGTGGAACTGTACGCCGATAAAATATTTGTGAGAAGGTATTTCGATGATTTCCACCAAATCCGAGTCAGGGTTAAAGCCGCTGGCAATCATCCCATGATCTTCAAACAGATGCAGGTATTTATTGTTGAATTCATAGCGGTGACGGTGCCGTTCTGATATTATCGTTTCACCGTAAATCTTGTGTGCAAGTGAATTTTCCCTGATTTTGCAGGTATAGGCACCTAGACGCATGGTACCTCCCATATTCACAATCGTTTTTTGCTCCTGCATCATGTCAATCACCGGATAATTGGTGTTCTGATGCATTTCAGTGGAGTTCGCATTTTCCAGTTTCAGCATGTTGCGCGCGAATTCAATAACCGCCATCTGCATGCCTAAACACACACCAAAGAAAGGAACATTGTTTGTACGGGCATACTCAATGGCGTATATTTTTCCGTCCATACCCCTCTGCCCGAATCCGGGCGCCACAAAGATGCCGTTTAAATGACCTAACTTTTCTTTCAGGTTGTTTTTATGGATTTCTTCAGAATGTATACGTTCCACATTTACCTTGCACTCATTTTTTGCACCGGCATGAATGAACGATTCATAAATCGAAATGTAGGCATCCTTTAACTCAATATATTTTCCAATCAACCCGATGGTGATTTCCTTTTTAGGGAATTTATAGCGTTGTAAGAAATCATTCCATTCCGCCAGATCCGTATCCGGTACATTCGTATAGCCGAATTTTTCCAGCACAATTTCATCCAGTTTTTCCTTTTTAAGATACAGCGGAACGTCATAAATCGTTTCCGCATCCAGCGCTTCAATAACGGAATCGTAATCTACGTTGCAGAATTCCGCAATTTTCCGCTTCCGTTCATTTCCCAGAGGCATTTCTGTTCGGCAAACGATGATATGTGGCTGTACCCCGTAGGATTGCAGCTCTTTTACACTATGCTGAGTGGGTTTGGTCTTTAATTCTTTGGCAGAAGCAAGGTATGGAACCAATGTCAGGTGTATGACCATGTAGTCTTTGGCCGGCAACTGCCATTTCAGCTGACGTATTGCTTCAATAAAGGGCAAAGATTCAATATCGCCGACCGTTCCGCCAATCTCGGTAAGAATGATGTCATATTGGTCTGAATTACCCAATAGCAGCATTCTTCTTTTGATTTCGTCGGTGATATGAGGTATCACCTGTACCGTTTTGCCGAGGTAGTCACCGCGGCGCTCACGACTGATAACTTCCTGGTATATTTTTCCGGTGGTAACATTATTGGCCTGAGAGGTGTGAACACCTAAAAACCGTTCGTAATGCCCTAGGTCCAGATCGGTTTCAGCACCGTCTTCCGTTACATAACATTCTCCATGCTCATAAGGATTCATGGTACCCGGATCAATATTGATATACGGGTCAAACTTTTGTATGGTCACTTTAAGTCCGCGGGATTGAAGGAGTTTTGCCAGTGATGCGGCCAGAATGCCTTTTCCCAGAGAAGAGGTAACACCACCTGTAACGAAGATAAATTTTGCCATAACGTAGTTAGAATGCTTGTTATGGACTGTAAAGTTAAGTTGTATAACTGAAAATGAAAATTAAATGGGATATAATTTTTTAGAAACCAAAAACTTAATATTGCTTGTCCCGTACTTTGTATTCAAATTTCTGATTTCCAATCTTATAGTTGAAAAACAAGGGCTCCTTATCGTCCCGGCTCACTTCATAAGCAAACAATTTCGCTCTGTAAAATTCTTTCGGTGGCATGGTTTCCTGAAAGAACTTCTGAATGTTTGACATATCTATTTCGGATGAGTCGGATTGGAGGTGATACATTTTCAAGGCATAGCTTACGTTGCTGTAGGCATATTCGGGATTGGAATTGGACAAATGACAGCTTTTTAGAAATCCGGCCATGTTAAACGGCTGCTTTGTGAAGTTGTCTATCGATAAATCGACAATCAGATAGGAGAAACCTTCGCTGATATTTTCGGTTTCATCCTTTACCTTATAATTTATGATATTGTAAATGGTGACAATGGCACTGTCTGTTTTGGTCTGTTGCAGAAATTTTTCCCGGTAAGATTTATCGCGTTTGTATGCATATCTATCTTCCTGCAGTTGTTCGTCTGTCAATCCCTCCGGAATATCAATATAGTTATCATCCTTAGTCTTGAAAAAATCACAGGATGTAGTAAAAACAAGGGTAAAAAACGTCAATAGAAGGATGCGGCGGTTCATACGGTTGGTTTTGGTGTTCGTTTGCTGCCTTCGTAAATTTCATAAAGGCAAAATAGACAATCTAATTTACCATTTATTACGGGAAATTTCCGCAGGGGTTTTAACCCGATGAGCTTTAGTCCTTCGATGTTATTGGATATGATGCCGCAGGTGTAGCCCGTAAAATGCTGCTTGAATGCGTCACCGATTTGCTTGTACAATCTGTCAATTTCATAGGTTTGCATCCGTTCCCCATAAGGTGGATTGATAATCAGTGTACCGTTGCCCATCGGTGGAATCATCTTTTGTATGCTGGCCTCCCTGATTTCCACCAGATTGGAAAAACCTGCTTTCCGCACATTGTTCTGGGCAATGAAAACGGATTTTTTGTTGTTGTCAGACCCGATAATCTTATGAGGAAAATCGGTAACGGCAGTTTTTAGCTGAACGATGATTTTTTTAAAGAGCGCTTCCTTGTAGTTTTTCCAGTTCTTAAAACAAAAATAATCTCTGTCCAGATTGGGCGCCTTATTGATAGCCATACTTGCTGCTTCAATGACTATGGTGCCGCTGCCGCACATGGCATCCACAAAATGAGATTGTCTGTCCCATTTGCTCATCAAAATCAATCCTGCTGCCAGCACTTCATTGATGGGAGCGATGGTTTGTTCGATTCTGTTGCCCCGCTGGTGAAGGGAGGTGCCGGAACTGTCCAATGAAATGGTTACTTTATCTCTGCTGATATGCAGATTGAACAGCATGTCCGGTTTTTCGGTGTTTACATCCGGCCTGCGGTCGTCATTATATTTTCGAAACCGGTCGCAGATGGCGTCTTTCAGTTTTAAGGAAGCAAACTGGGTGTGTTTGAAGTGGTCAGACTGAATGGTGAAATCGATTGCAAAACGCTGTGTGATGTCCATATAGTCCTCCCAGGGCAGACGAATACCAAAGGCATACAAGTCCTCCGGAGAAGAGGATTCAAACTCAAATAAAGGCACCAGAACCTTCAGGCAGGTGCGAAGTTCTACATTACATCGGTAAAGCAATTCCGTATCATAATCACAAACAACGGCGCGTTTGATGATTTCTATGTTTTTTGCCTTTAATCCGGCTAATTCGTCTGCCAGGACCTGTTCTAACCCCTGAAAGGTTTTACATATAATTTTTGTTTCAAAAACGTTCACCGTCCAAAAGTAAGATTTTATCAATCAATTTTCTATATTTATGTACATGAATGCGCATGACAGAAAACAGACGGAGTTGCAAAAGTTGCTGCATTTCCTGCAGGTAAAAGAGGAGGAGACTTTTACCTTTTTAGAGAAATTAACCAAAGATGAACTGCAGCAGCTGCGTTTGCAGATTATCGGTATTTCACATCTGGAGCAGACGGATATATGGAAACGTTTGACGGGTGTTTCCAGGTTCATGCCCAACTTTATGAATGCCAAGGTCGCTGAAACTGTTTTGGGGCCGCTGATTGCCGCTAATATGAGTTATCACATGCCGGAACGCGACGCCATTGCCATCATGCGGCACATGAGCATTTCTTTTCTGGCTACGGTTTCCGATTTTATGACACCGGAAAATGCCAGAAATCTGATTAATCAGATACCGATGGATATTCTAAAGAAAGTAACGGCGGAACTGGTGCGTACCAAGAAATTTGTCACCGCAGCCGGTTTTGTGGACGTGTCTGATGTCAGCAGGCTGGTGGAATTATCGAAAATCATCAGCAGCGAAGAAGACCTGATACGGATTTCATCCTTTGTGGAGAATAAAGGTTATATCGCAAAGATTGTGGAAGGATTTGATGATTCGAGATTGAAGCGAATTATTAATGTTGCCTATCAGTTTGATATGCAAGAAGAGGTTTTAACGGTTTTTACCCATTTATCCAATAAAGAAGTGCAGCGTGTATTGAGAATAATCAATACATTGCCGGACGTTATGCGCGATAAGGTATTGATAGATTTCGAAACGCGAATCAATTAGAATATATTCAAAAAATAGAATTAGAAAATATGTCCAGTCCATTATTTCAGTCGTATAAACAGCATCCACATATTGAAGATCATTATGATGTAATATGTATAGGCTCAGGATTAGGAAGCCTTACAACAGCATCCATACTGGCTAAAAGAGGGAAAAAGGTGCTGATATGTGAAAAGCACACAACCCCGGGAGGTTTTACACATGTATTCACCCGTAACGATTATGAATGGGATGTTGGACTGCACTATGTCGGTGATATGGACCGCAAAGGCTCCCTGCTGCGGGTGGTTTTTGAATATATAACCGATAAAAACCTGAAATGGGCGGATATGGGGGAAGTGTATGACCGGATTGTCATTCAGGGCAGAACCTATGAGTATGTCAAAGGGCTCCAGGCATGGAAGCAGCGGATGAAAGAATATTTTCCGGCGGAAAATGATGCCCGAGCAATTGATAAGTACGTGGAATTGCTGTTTGAGGTGAACAAGACATCTAAAGGCTATTTTATGCAAAAAGCCCTGCCGGATTTTGTTCGTTTCTTTGCATCCTCCTTTATGAGCAAAGGATATGAGAGATTCTACAAACAAACGACCAAAGAAGTACTGGATCAACTAACCGATAATGAAGAATTAAAAGCGGTGTTGTCAGCTCAGTTCGGTGATTATGGCATGCCGCCGTCCAAAAGCAGTTTTGTGATTCACGCGGCGGTGGCATTGCATTACATGAACGGCGGTTTTTATCCCGTTGGCGGCAGTGAAGAGATTTTCAATACCATTGCACCCGGAATTCTGAAAGCAGGCGGAAATATACTGATTGGAGCCGGAGTAAAGGAAATACTCATAGAAAATGGTGTTGCGAAAGGCGTGGTGATGCAGGATGGAAAAATTATTAAAAGTGATCTGGTGGTAAGTGGCGCGGGAGTGCACATCACCTATAAGAATTTAATTCCGGAAACGGAGAAGGTACGTATCCGGCATCTGGAGGAGGCCCTGAAATTACCTCAGTCCTACGGGCACTTGAGTTTGTATATCGGGTTGAAACATACATCTGAGGAATTGCAGCTCCCCAAAGCCAATTACTGGATTTATCCGAACGGTACCGACCACGACAAGGCGATTGACAATTATCTGCAGGATTACAATAATGAATTTCCGGTAGTGTATATTTCTTTTCCGGCAGCAAAAAATCCGAAGTTTCTGGAGAAATATCCCGGACGTTCCACGATTGAGATCATTACGGTGGCAAAATATTACTGGTTTAAAGAGTGGGAAGATACCCGCTGGAAAAAAAGGGGAGAAACTTATGATGCACTGAAAGAAAAATTTGCTCAACGGTTGCTGGAACATTTGTACAAATATGAACCGCAGTTGAGAGGAAAGGTTGATATGTACGAATTGTCAACCCCAATCACCACCAAACATTTCTGCAATTATATCCATGGCGAGATTTATGGATTAGACCATGACCCGGAGCGATTTGCCAAAGATTTTTTAAAGCCTACCACGCCGATAAAAAATTTATATCTTACCGGCCAGGATATTGTTACCGTGGGTATCGGTGGTGCGCTGATGAGTGGTGTGCTGACGGCTTCTTCCATCCTGCGCAGTAATTTGATTAATGAGATTGTGAAGACTGCAAAATAATTTATTTCTTATCTAAAAAAATGTGTTATGGATCAAAAGTTTGTTGAAAAATATGGAAGCTGGGCCCTTATTACCGGCGCATCCAGTGGAATTGGTGCAGAATTTGCGCATCAGATCGCTGTAAAAGGATTAAATGTCGTGCTTGTTGCCCGCAGGAAACAGTTGCTGGAAACATTAGCTGCCGAGTTGATTCAAAAATACAACATTCAATGCCGAGTGCTGGAAGCGGATTTAAGTAAAGACGGATTCCATTCCGACATACTGGATGCAACCAAAGATCTGGAAGTTGGTTTATTGGTCAATAATGCCGGTATGAACTGTGAAGGCCATTTCTACAGAGGCAGCCTCGAACGCAACCTGCAAATGCT
The genomic region above belongs to Sphingobacteriales bacterium and contains:
- a CDS encoding L,D-transpeptidase is translated as MWRFSALGPTSTGRKKAITPSGLFHTNFKAKLKISTVNGSWRMPWYFNISNRGGIGLHQYDLPGYPASHSCIRLFQKDAFWIFNWADTWVLNEDETVVVKNGTPVIIFGTYNYESTPPWKEVVSGIDILNLTEEELKMLNEYITKINAGL
- a CDS encoding NAD(P)/FAD-dependent oxidoreductase → MSSPLFQSYKQHPHIEDHYDVICIGSGLGSLTTASILAKRGKKVLICEKHTTPGGFTHVFTRNDYEWDVGLHYVGDMDRKGSLLRVVFEYITDKNLKWADMGEVYDRIVIQGRTYEYVKGLQAWKQRMKEYFPAENDARAIDKYVELLFEVNKTSKGYFMQKALPDFVRFFASSFMSKGYERFYKQTTKEVLDQLTDNEELKAVLSAQFGDYGMPPSKSSFVIHAAVALHYMNGGFYPVGGSEEIFNTIAPGILKAGGNILIGAGVKEILIENGVAKGVVMQDGKIIKSDLVVSGAGVHITYKNLIPETEKVRIRHLEEALKLPQSYGHLSLYIGLKHTSEELQLPKANYWIYPNGTDHDKAIDNYLQDYNNEFPVVYISFPAAKNPKFLEKYPGRSTIEIITVAKYYWFKEWEDTRWKKRGETYDALKEKFAQRLLEHLYKYEPQLRGKVDMYELSTPITTKHFCNYIHGEIYGLDHDPERFAKDFLKPTTPIKNLYLTGQDIVTVGIGGALMSGVLTASSILRSNLINEIVKTAK
- a CDS encoding CTP synthase; its protein translation is MAKFIFVTGGVTSSLGKGILAASLAKLLQSRGLKVTIQKFDPYINIDPGTMNPYEHGECYVTEDGAETDLDLGHYERFLGVHTSQANNVTTGKIYQEVISRERRGDYLGKTVQVIPHITDEIKRRMLLLGNSDQYDIILTEIGGTVGDIESLPFIEAIRQLKWQLPAKDYMVIHLTLVPYLASAKELKTKPTQHSVKELQSYGVQPHIIVCRTEMPLGNERKRKIAEFCNVDYDSVIEALDAETIYDVPLYLKKEKLDEIVLEKFGYTNVPDTDLAEWNDFLQRYKFPKKEITIGLIGKYIELKDAYISIYESFIHAGAKNECKVNVERIHSEEIHKNNLKEKLGHLNGIFVAPGFGQRGMDGKIYAIEYARTNNVPFFGVCLGMQMAVIEFARNMLKLENANSTEMHQNTNYPVIDMMQEQKTIVNMGGTMRLGAYTCKIRENSLAHKIYGETIISERHRHRYEFNNKYLHLFEDHGMIASGFNPDSDLVEIIEIPSHKYFIGVQFHPELKSTILKPHPLFCTFVKACLE
- a CDS encoding TlpA family protein disulfide reductase — translated: MKIPKKGYIDFIKEFIEKEENNDIACFALNFFGPFLETEIPYLVDITEKLHNAAPESKYINNWYQSMQRYKESVMAEQQNGLPINTAAPDIVLQNPGGDTIQLSNLEGNIVLLDFWASWCQPCRMENPNVVKLYKAYHAKGLEIFSVSLDANAEQWKKAIAKDGLVWKNHGSDFSGWQSPVAQLYKVTSIPATYLLDKKGMIVAKNLRGTELEAKVKELLANEVPNN
- a CDS encoding DUF4369 domain-containing protein, whose amino-acid sequence is MKKGSFKWLMMCCFSFILFSCKQFNGYTIKGSVKNGNELKIFLEDISEQVPVIIDTTIVRDNKFEIKNYSGNGIYRLRFGEDARNSIYLFIQKKDHIRIDADMAQFQQYMVSGSRGSGHIKNLVTASKTKFSDVDSTYNRFKNASETQKDSLKAVYENTQKRLHRFYKGIH
- the gatB gene encoding Asp-tRNA(Asn)/Glu-tRNA(Gln) amidotransferase subunit GatB; translated protein: MGYKDKYEVVVGLEVHIQLNTRTKIFAADETTYGAPPNSQISPITLGLPGVLPKLNKAVLEKAIRMGLACNCTITEVNHFARKNYFYADLPKGYQISQDKAPICTGGFVEIMTDDAKRKIALTRIHMEEDAGKNNHELDPEYSLIDLNRAGVPLIEMVSEPDIRSSDEAYAFLTEVRKLVRYLDICDGNMEEGSMRCDANVSVRLKGEMNYRNRVEVKNMNSIRNVKRAIDVEVKRQIAIYESGGTIDQETRSFNQADASSFPLRTKENAHDYRYFPEPDLPPVIVTQATIEEIKAAMPPLPKQLAEKFIAEYHLSEYDAQILTDEREFAFYYLELIKYTSSYKTAANWLINEVKSYISHNGIPLSDCLVSPVQLAEIIQLVEDKIVSSSGAKSIFQALAEGNNASAVAIAEQLNLIQSSDSDELSQWAKQALEKYPEKITEYKKGKKGNINLFMGEVMKLSRGAADPKRITKILQELLSQ